Proteins encoded in a region of the Lepidochelys kempii isolate rLepKem1 chromosome 24, rLepKem1.hap2, whole genome shotgun sequence genome:
- the LOC140902722 gene encoding peptidoglycan recognition protein 3-like, with the protein MFRLAAFLCALCAVSWGYFCLHIVTPGKWGGRPANCSSPLKSVQPGYVIVLHTAGGSCKTRAECNQQMTNIQHYHMNNKGWCNIAYNFLIGEDGKVYEGRGWHSEGAHTYGFNDISLGIAFIGDFTGRSPNAAAWKALKHLLHFAVENGYLSSNYLLMAHGDVSNTLSPGQHIRKTLKKWPHYKH; encoded by the exons ggtATTTCTGCCTTCACATTGTCACCCCAGGCAAGTGGGGCGGCCGACCCGCCAACTGCTCATCGCCTCTCAAGTCAGTGCAGCCTGGATACGTCATTGTGCTCCACACGGCCGGCGGCAGCTGCAAAACGCGTGCGGAATGCAACCAGCAGATGACGAATATCCAGCATTACCACATGAACAACAAGGGCTGGTGCAACATTGCCTACAA CTTCCTGATTGGTGAGGATGGAAAGGTGTATGAAGGCAGAGGCTGGCATTCAGAAGGTGCTCACACTTATGGTTTCAACGATATCTCTCTAGGCATTGCCTTTATAGGCGACTTTACAG GAAGGTCTCCCAACGCTGCGGCCTGGAAAGCTTTGAAGCACCTGCTCCACTTCGCCGTTGAGAATGGCTACTTGTCTTCTAATTACCTCCTCATGGCCCACGGGGACGTCAGCAACACCCTTTCTCCTGGGCAGCACATCCGTAAAACCCTCAAGAAGTGGCCGCATTATAAACACTGA